GCTCGGACCGGTGATGGTGCCGACGTTGAGCCGATGCATCTGGGCGACGCGCTTATTGGGCACGCGGTAGACGCCGTCGACGAGCTCGACCTTGTGGAAGCGCTCGTAGGCGCTCAGCGTCGCCCCGCCTTGGGTCACCAGCAGCAGCGTCCAGTCGAACGACTCGCGCGAGAGATCGCGGAACGACCACGCCGAGCGGACCTCGTCGAAGAGATCGTCGGCATCGAACCCGCCGCCGAGCGCGACGGTCACCATGTGCTGGGCCAGGACGTCGAGCGGCTGGTTCACCGGATCGCGCGGCTCGACCGCACCCGCGTCGATCGCGTCGCGGACGGCGGCGATCTCCAGCAGCTCCAGCGCATTCGTGGGTACGCACACGATCTCGCATGGCTCGCCGGGCCGGTGCCGCGCGCGGCCGGCGCGTTGCATGAGCCGCGCGACGCCCTTGGGCGAGCCGATCTGTACGACCCGCTCGACGGGTGCGAAGTCGACGCCCAGGTCGAGCGAGCTCGTGCACACCACGATGCCGACGTCGCCGCTCTTGACGCCCAGCTCGACGCGCTCGCGCTCCTCGCGGTCGATCGAGCCATGGTGCAGCGCCAGGCGGCCCTCCCACTGCGGCCGCTTGATCGAGATGGCGTGGAACCACTTCTCCGCCTGCGATCGCGTGTTGGTGAAGAGCAGCGTCGGCTGATCGGGGTCGAGGTACGCCAGCACCTCGTCGAGCATGGCCAGGCCCATGTGCCCGGCCCACGGGAAGCGGCGGATGTTCTGGGGCCGCAAGGACTCGACGATGACCGGCCGGTCGATGGGCGCCCGCACCACCGCGGGCTCGATGTCCGAGCCAACGAGTGCCGCAGCGGCTTCGGGCGCGTTGGCGATGGTCGCGCTCAGGCCCCAGGTCTGCAGCCCGGGCGCGAAGCGGCGGAGCCGGGCGAGGCCGAGCTCGACCTGGCTGCCGCGCTTGCTGCTCAGCAGCTCGTGCCACTCGTCGACGATCACGGCCCGCAGGCCCTCGAACCGCTGCTCGGCATCGGCCTGGGTGAGCAGCAGGCAGAGCGACTCGGGCGTCGTCACCAGCACGTTGGGCAGGGCCCGTCGCTGGCGGCTGCGGACCGTGCTCGAGGTATCGCCCGTGCGGCTCTCGACCGAGATCGCTAAGTCGAGATCGTCGACCGGGGCCCGCAACGCCTGCTCGATGTCGCGGGAGAGGGCGCGGAGCGGGCTGATATAGAGGATGGAGAGCTTCCGGGCATCGACGTCGGCATCGGCGAGGGCCGCCAGCGGGCCGAGGTAGGCGGCGTAGGTCTTGCCCGAGCCGGTCGGCACCAGGATGAGGCCGCTGCGGCCCCGGGCTTGGAGCGCCCAGGCCTCTTCTTGGAAGCCGTGCGGCTGCCACCCTCGATCGGC
This Phycisphaerales bacterium DNA region includes the following protein-coding sequences:
- a CDS encoding ligase-associated DNA damage response DEXH box helicase, whose protein sequence is MSKTQTKSGGTLDRLRGWFADRGWQPHGFQEEAWALQARGRSGLILVPTGSGKTYAAYLGPLAALADADVDARKLSILYISPLRALSRDIEQALRAPVDDLDLAISVESRTGDTSSTVRSRQRRALPNVLVTTPESLCLLLTQADAEQRFEGLRAVIVDEWHELLSSKRGSQVELGLARLRRFAPGLQTWGLSATIANAPEAAAALVGSDIEPAVVRAPIDRPVIVESLRPQNIRRFPWAGHMGLAMLDEVLAYLDPDQPTLLFTNTRSQAEKWFHAISIKRPQWEGRLALHHGSIDREERERVELGVKSGDVGIVVCTSSLDLGVDFAPVERVVQIGSPKGVARLMQRAGRARHRPGEPCEIVCVPTNALELLEIAAVRDAIDAGAVEPRDPVNQPLDVLAQHMVTVALGGGFDADDLFDEVRSAWSFRDLSRESFDWTLLLVTQGGATLSAYERFHKVELVDGVYRVPNKRVAQMHRLNVGTITGPSTIEMRFAGGRSLGHIEDSFVGRLREGQHFNFAGQTLRFVGVRNEVALVRKGTRQTNLTPIWGGTRLPISESLSRAVRESLERAARAVETGDADGLPVELETFLPVVAVQSHRSEVPDADEVLFELLESRDGFRLLAYPFEGRLVHSGLSALLSLRLGRITPATFTTTFNDYGFELLCPEPFPYREHLTPALFSRENLVEDALESVNTAELARLQFREIARVAGLVFQGYPGARTRAAGKHLQASSGLIFDVLREFDPDHLLLAQARREVLDNQFEQGRLAAALDRIATSRFNIVQAEKPSPLALPLIIERIGSQTMSSEDLESRLARMQAEMQAEL